TGAGGAACACCGTTTCGAGGTCGGCGCGGTGAATCTCGAGGCGGAGAAAGCGCACGCCCGCGTCCGCCAGCGCCGCGATCTCTTCGAGCGGCCGCTCGGTCTCCAGCCGCAGGGAGGTGCCGGTGAGGTCGCCGGGCAGCGGTTGCCCCGGATCCGGCGGGCGTTCGAGTTCGGCCTCGATGACCGACTTCCCGCCGTGCTTGTGGATCAGCCGGTCGACCGTGTCGAGCGCGAGAATACGCCCGTGATCGAGTATGGCGACGCGGTCGCACAGCCGCTGGGCCTCCTCCATGTAGTGTGTCGTATAGAGGATGGTGCGTCCCTCGCGCCCGAGGGCCTCGATGGTGTCGAAGATCTGGTTGCGCGATTGCGGGTCGACCCCGACCGTGGGCTCGTCCAAAAGCAGGAGCGGCGGATCGTGCACGACGGCGCAGGCGAGATTGAGGCGGCGCATCATGCCGCCGGAAAACGTCTTCACCAGGTGGCTGCGGCGGTCCGTCAAACCGGCGAGCTCGAGCGCCCACGCGACCCGCGCGGCGAGCCGGGCCCGGGAGAGGCCGTAGAGGCGGCCGAAAAACGCCAGGTTCTCGGCCGCGGTGAGGTCGCCGTAGAGCGCGAGCGCCTGCGGGGCGTTGCCGATCTTTCGGCGCAGCGCCGGCCGCGTCGGATCATCGATCCCGTCCAGACGCACCCGCCCGGAATCCGGCGCCAGCACACCGACCATCATGCTGATCGTGGTGGTCTTGCCGGCACCGTTCGGCCCGAGCAGGCCGAAGGTCTCGCCGGCGGCGATGTCGAATGAGACGTCGCTGACGGCCGCGATGTCTCCGAATCGCTTGTGCAGGTGTTCGACCGATATCATTTCTCGCGCATCCGGTTGAAGATCTGATCGACG
This genomic stretch from Candidatus Zixiibacteriota bacterium harbors:
- a CDS encoding ABC transporter ATP-binding protein; translation: MISVEHLHKRFGDIAAVSDVSFDIAAGETFGLLGPNGAGKTTTISMMVGVLAPDSGRVRLDGIDDPTRPALRRKIGNAPQALALYGDLTAAENLAFFGRLYGLSRARLAARVAWALELAGLTDRRSHLVKTFSGGMMRRLNLACAVVHDPPLLLLDEPTVGVDPQSRNQIFDTIEALGREGRTILYTTHYMEEAQRLCDRVAILDHGRILALDTVDRLIHKHGGKSVIEAELERPPDPGQPLPGDLTGTSLRLETERPLEEIAALADAGVRFLRLEIHRADLETVFLNLTGRRLRN